One genomic window of Hyperolius riggenbachi isolate aHypRig1 chromosome 7, aHypRig1.pri, whole genome shotgun sequence includes the following:
- the LOC137525381 gene encoding E3 ubiquitin-protein ligase TRIM39-like, producing the protein MASADLREELNCSICLSLYTEPVSLRCGHYFCRGCLVTVLDTQEETGVYSCPECREEYPQRPLLEKNRKLSNIVESFRSTTTIQEHPEVLCTYCDVPTPAAKSCLLCEASFCDKHLRSHSKSAEHILTEPTVTFEDRKCSLHKEILKYYCTEHSTCICMSCWVAGDHKGHQVELLNEAAEKKKVKLRDVTGKLTSEREETERRIQNLASHRTQEKAKAAAVTGRVTQLFGDIRRKLDDVEKRILTEVTRQEELMSHSVSDLTQQLETQKEEMTRNILQMEYLCNITDPVTVLKEKHNSDLIIPKSGDIISDVRYAGGLDEGIISHMLHRGLVHFADSLTDMKTKRQFQMMKKSDISLDINTAHSYIIISQDLRSATYTDTPQTRPDGPQRFVSCQVISTQSFSWGRHYWEVDVSGGKEWLIGVANHSVERKIEGNESYIGCNHKSWGLTQREELSAVHNDIHNYIDSAGSIKAVGIYLDYEAGRLSFYQLCDPIKHLHTFTATFTEPLHAAFYVFLGSSIRIIESGRGQDRGNTKKFSYPRAQPKRGHTTRSTINTLLLFNKREIRKGDTRL; encoded by the exons ATGGCATCTGCTGATCTGAGAGAGGAGCTGAACTGTTCCATCTGCCTGAGCCTTTATACCGAGCCGGTGTCCCTGAGATGTGGCCACTACTTCTGCCGGGGGTGTCTGGTGACCGTGCTGGATACACAGGAGGAGACTGGAGTCTACAGCTGTccagagtgcagagaggagtatccacagcgccctctgctggagaaGAACAGGAAGTTGTCTAACATTGTGGAGAGCTTCAGATCTACT actactatcCAAGAACACCCAGAGGTCCTCTGCACATACTGTGATGTCCCAACACCAGCTGCCAAGTCCTGTCTGCTATGTGAGGCCTCATTCTGCGATAAACACTTGAGAAGCCACAGCAAGTCAGCGGAGCACATACTAACTGAACCCACTGTGACATTTGAGGACAggaaatgctccctgcataaagaGATCCTGAAAtattactgcacagagcacagtacCTGTATCTGTATGTCCTGCTGGGTGGCCGGAGACCACAAGGGGCACCAGGTGGAACTTCTGAATGAGGCTGctgagaagaagaaggtgaagctgAGAGATGTTACTGGGAAGCTGAcctcagagagagaggagactgagAGGAGAATCCAGAATCTGGCCagtcacaggacacaggagaaagCAAAAGCAGCCGCTGTCACCGGGAGAGTCACTCAGCTGTTTGGTGACATCAGGAGAAAGCTAGATGATGTAGAGAAGAGAATCCTGACTGAGGTCACCAGACAGGAGGAGCTGATGTCACATTCAGTCTCTGATCTGACCCAGCAGCTGGAGACACAGAAGGAAGAGATGACCAGGAACATTCTTCAGATGGAATATTTATGTAACATCACAGATCCAGTAACTGTCCTAAAGGAAAAACATAACAGTGACCTCATTATCCCTAAGAGTGGTGACATCATCAGTGATGTAAGATATGCTGGGGGTTTGGATGAAGGTATAATCTCACATATGTTACACAGAGGACTTGTTCACTTTGCTGACAGTCTGACTGATATGAAGACAAAGAGACAGTTCCAAATGATGAAGAAATCAGACATCTCACTGGATATAAACACAGCTCATAGTTATATTATAATATCTCAGGATCTCAGGTCAGCTACTTATACTGATACACCACAGACCAGACCAGATGGTCCACAGAGGTTTGTATCCTGCCAGGTGATCAGTACACAGAGCTTCTCATGGGGGAGACATTACTGGGAGGTGGATGTGAGTGGAGGGAAGGAGTGGCTGATAGGGGTGGCCAATCACAGTGTGGAGAGGAAGATAGAAGGAAATGAATCGTATATTGGTTGTAATCACAAATCATGGGGTCTGACTCAAAGAGAGGAACTCAgcgctgtgcacaatgacatacaTAATTACATAGACTCAGCTGGTTCTATAAAGGCTGTTGGGATCTATCTGGATTATGAAGCAGGGCGTCTGTCCTTCTACCAGCTGTGTGACCCCATCAAACATCTacacaccttcactgccaccttcactgagcccctccatgctgcttTCTATGTGTTCCTAGGTTCCTCCATCAGAATCATAGAGTCAGGGCGGGGCCAAGACAGAGGTAACACTAAGAAATTCTCCTACCCCAGAGCGCAGCCTaaaagggggcacacaactcgctCAACTATTAATACCCTGTTGTTATTTAataagagagaaataagaaaaggggatacacggctgtga